The Lutra lutra chromosome 7, mLutLut1.2, whole genome shotgun sequence genome segment aagAATAgctaattttcccaacatcatttactgaaaagactgtcctttttctattagttattctttcctgctttgactTTAGttgacatagagttgagggtccatttctgggttctctattctgttccactcatctatgtgtctgttttttgtgtcagtaccatactgtcttgatgattacagctttgtaatacagtttgtgTATCCggaatgtgatgcctccagttttggtTCTTTCTCAACAtgatttggctatttggggtcttttctggttccatacaaactttaggattttttttcccagccctatgaaaaatgttgatggtattttgatagggattgcattgaatgtgtagattgattTGGGTGGCACAGCTAAAATTTTGTGTAGGTCCCactttccctgtgtgtgtgtgcatgtgttgtttgtatatatgtatactgtatatatacactGATATATTAAATATGACTTTCATAAATTCCACCTTTGGCTGTGAGTAATACAATGGAAACCTGTATATTATCCACTCAATTAGCTCAGAGATACTTAAAACTAATAATTTTGATGTTTCCCAAAATATGTATCCTAACAATGCACTATATAGActtactgttttggttttttgacttttctatttctctactattctttctttccctcactctTCTCTGTTTTAGTCTTTCTAATTACTGACCCTTTAGTGTTTTCTGGCAGATTTCCTCTTTTATAGCACCCCTTATTCCACAGAACATACTTAAAGCAACTGTGCTATTTAGTTAAATAGTATAGGGAAGCACTggtatatattattacattatattctTCTGTAGATTATCAATTTTCAAACTTTAGGAACATTTCATATCTGTGACAAAATTTTTTGAATGTGTATCTTAAGTATATGCaaattacttataaaatacatatataccattttatcaatgtgcaaaataaaaaaacattttgaataaattaaaatgcagtaTGTACATAGATGGATAATTATAAacacctaatatatatatatagtatatatactattttcTGTTCACATCCTCAATGAATCATCATGTGTCCCTTCTGAAATGAGCATAGCCCTCTAAACAGACTGAACCTTAAGTCTGGATTTTCCCTACAATCACTTGGACTTATAATTCTAGACTCTATAAAGGTGTGATTTTTAGACtagtaatataattttatttaagtacaCAAAAAAGAACATCCACTGATTAAAGCTGTGttagtaatttatttaaatgaactaGAACACACTTGCATTCTTCCACTACTTGTCAatcagaacaaaagagaaaactcattttaaacttaGGTAACCACAGtagctttagttttcttatctttgaAAGGAATTTATTAGAATCTAGGCTCTTTATTGTTACTTCTGCCTATTTTATGCTATGATTTTATGCATTgacataattaatttttaaaagtgttatacTGGCAAATTTTGTTTTGTAGCATATTGTTTGTTGAAAGGCTAAAGTCTCTCCTCTCTTGGTTGTTATACTGGGACCAGAGAAATAAGGAGACTGGGAGTTTATAAGAAGTAACTGTGATTTAGATAGCGTTAATGAAACTAGATGAACAAGGTATGGAGTGACTATTTAAGTGTTATTTACCAGGGATATAGCTAGGAAATTGCCTCTAAGTTATGTGGAAAGTGGAGTTATCACTGGGATCCTAATGACAAGTATGGAGTCAGGGTAATAGAAAGACACCAGACAGGAGGAGCATAATAGgagaattaataaaagaatacaGAGAGCAAGGCAGAATAAGCATGCAGGAACTGGGAATTCCATAGgaactgaaaaaaaggaaatactcagGAAAAAATTGGATTTGGTGAATGAAAAAAAGTGTAATTTCAAGAAAATAGCTACATTGCTCAAGCACAGTACAGCCACCAAAATGTAAAGATCGTAATAATTGGAGTTATGTTTTATCTCAGTTAGGAAACTCATATGATTCAGGAAGGTAGGAATCCCAACATGTAGGACGTCAGATTCTTAAAGTAGAGAGCAGGTTTATAGAAGTGCATGGTTGGATGGGACTAAGAATTGTGgtatgaaaacagtatttttgtttgttggtttgcttGATTTAAGTCTGATGTTAACAAAAAGTTTGGGGTTTATCCAGGGTGGTGAGGGTTGAGATATGTTGATTTAGCTGATGTGACaaatatgtcaattttttttatagaggaagggagaggaagggaaagggaggggcatagggagaatcttaatcaggctccatggccagcgTGGAGATGGACTcagggctcaaacttacaaccctgagatcatgacctgagctgacctgagctgatatcaagagccggacacttaaccgactgagccccagATTTGTAAAATATTCTTAGTTGGAGAAGAATGAGGTTCTAGAGGGAAGTAACAGTAATAACTATCAACTCTGCTTCTTGATATACTGCAGGCAGAGGAGATGGAAAATGACAACAGCACAATAGTGAAAGAATTCATCCTTCTTGGTCTGACACAGTCTCGAGATATTCAGCTCCTGGTCTTTgtgctaattttaattttctatctcATCATCCTTCCTGGAAATTTCCTCATCATCCTCACCATCAGATCAGACCCTGGGCTCACAGCTCCCCTCTACTTCTTTCTGGGTAACTTGGCCTTCCTGGATGCATCCTATTCCTTCATTGTAGCTCCTAGGATGCTGGTGGACTTTGTTTCTGAGAAAAAAGTAATCTCCTACAGGGGTTGCATCACTCAGCTCTTTTTCTTGCACTTCcttggaggaggggaaggattACTCCTTGTTGTGATGGCCTTTGACTGCTACATTGCTATCTGTCGGCCTTTACACTATTCAACTGTCATGAACCCTAGAGCCTGCTATGCCTTGCTGTTGGCTCTGTGGCTTGGAGGCTTCATCCACTCCATTATGCAGGTGGCCCTCATCCTCCGCTTGCCCTTCTGTGGCCCAAACCAACTGGATAACGTCTTCTGTGATGTGCCACAAGTCATCAAGCTGGCCTGCACAGACACTTTTGTGGTGGAACTTCTGATGGTCTTCAACAGTGGTCTGATGACCCTCCTCTGCTTCCTGGGCCTTCTGGCCTCCTATGCAGTCATCCTTTGCCGTGTACGTGGGTCTTCTTCTGAGGGGAAGAGCAAGGCCGTTTCCACATGCACCACCCatattattgttatatttctCATGTTTGGGCCTGGCATCTTCATCTATACTCGCCCCTTCAGAGCCTTCCCAGCTGACAAGGTGGTTTCTCTTTTTCACACAGTGATCTTTCCTTTGTTGAATCCTGTGATTTATACCCTTCGCAACCAGGAAGTAAAAGCTTCTATGAGGAGGCTGTTTAATCAGCACATAGCctaatgaaagggaaaaaaaagaaaaaaatcaagaccagagaattttatctgaaattaatttatccatttctaaatactgcatttattgagtattttcatGAGATCTATTTTAGTCACTGGGAGAAAGAGGTATTAATTAGACAGGTAAAGTTACTGCTGTCCTAAAGGTACAATCTAGTGGGAATAGACAGCCATTAAAGATAGAAAATGAATGGAATTGTTTCAGGAAGAGATATAGAAACTAGAGGAAAGCAAAAGTATAGACAGATATATAGATAAGAGCTAGAGAGTGTGGGGTGAGGGCAATAAGTTTACTTTCCGTCTTTAACAGATAAACTAAACAACCATGCAACCATCTGGACGCAGAGCATTCTAGACAGAGGGAACAGGCAGTGCAAAAACCTGAAGATAGTAATTAACTTGgtatatttgaagaataaaacaaagttcAAAGTGACTGAGGTATAATAAGTgaatatgaaaaagaatagagTTGAATATACCAGGTAGTCCAAAACACATATGAGTCTATGAAGTGAATAtaagagtttgatttttttataattataatatgaaaCCATCCTAAGGCTTTATGCAGCAGAATGATTTCTCACATGCAGTTTATAAATGTCTTAGGGCTGTAAACTCAAGATTTTGTGCAGATATCAAGaggttaaaaattatcattaagagggaaatattaaatattatattttgaaagaaattagcTGCCATTTTTCCCATAATTAGATGAAGGCCAAAAAACCCCTGgctattttccttaaaaaaatattttttgagtataaCTGACACATAATGTTaaattagttttaggtgtacaaaaCAGTGATTTTAACATCTCTATATGTTATACTATGCTCAAAAGAAGTGTAGCTACTCTTTCATCACCCAACactattacagtaccattgactatgTCCCTATGTTGTATCTTTTACTCCCTTGACTTACTCTTCCATAATTGGAAGCCCATATCTCCCACGCCCTTCACCTATTTTCCCCATCCTGCCACtggcctcccctctggcaaccataggtttgtttgtgtatttataggtctgattctgtttttgtacctttgtttattattcatttgctttatttagtTCCATATAGAAaggaaatcatatggcatttgtctttctctgactttttttttacttaagtatttatttaaattccagttagttaacatacagtgtaatgtcataacttcagatgtacaatatagtgatttaatacTTCCATAAAAGACCCATGCTCACCacaacaagtgctctccttaatccttatcatctatttaacccatccttcTATCCACCTCCCTTTTGGTAATCAGCAGTTTTTCTCtatagtctgtttcttggtttgcttttggtttcttggttctctctctctcttttttttttcctttccttgttttattaaatttcacatatgagtgaattaacatggtatttgtctttctctgacttatttatccagagaatacaaaaatactaattcaaaaggttacatgcacccaatgtttatagcaaaattgttgtcaatagccaaattatggaaaaagtccaagtgtccatcaactgatttccttttgcaatgacatggatagaccttgaatgtattatgctaagcaaataagtctgtttcacttagcataatacactctaggtccatccatgttgtcacaatggCAAGGTCTTATCCTtctttatggctgtgtaatataccattgtatataACTACACTACATCTTCatacattcatctattgatgggcacttggggtgggttccatattttagctattgtaaataatgctacaataaacatagcgGGTACATATTTTTCAGActggagttttatttctttgggttaaatactcagtagtagaattactggatcatatggtaattctatttttaaatttttaagggaCCTACACAGTGTTTTCCAACAGTGCatagggttcctttttctccacatcttcacttaaacttatttcctttcattttcattctagCCATTTTGACATGTATGAggtgattgtggttttgatttgcacttcttTGGTGGGAGGGTGACGTTGAGCATCTCATgtggtctgttggccatctgtcttctttgggaaaatgtctatttaagtctctgcacacatttttaattggattactggGGGGCTTTTTTGGTATTTGAgttgaatatttcttttatatcttggacactaattccttatcagatatatcatttgcaaatatcttctcccatttagtaggttgcttttttttgttgatggtttccttcactgtgcagaagctttttattttgatgtagtcccaatagttgatgtgtgcttttgtttcctttgcttaggGAGAtgtacctagaaaaatgttgctacagccaatgtcaaagatattactgcctatgttcttttctaggagttttatggtttcatctcacatttaggtctttaatacattttgatcttatttttgcttatggtgtaagaaagtgatccagtttcattcttttgcatgtagctgttcaattttcccatcaccatttgttgaagagactatcttttcttcattgtatattcttgcctcctttgtcatagagtAATTGACCATGTAAGCGTGGctatatttctgtgttttctatccTGTCCTATTAATCTATATGTCCCTTTTGTGGCACTACCATTCTGTTGATGACCACTTTgtagtatattttctttattcttcactTTAAATACTGCTTTAGTATTGAAATACCGGTTATTTAGGTTCTTAGGTGCTTTAACCTAAGATAACCTAAATACTGGTTATTTGGGTTCTTAGGTgctttcatacaaattttagtattatttgttctcattctttaaaaagtgatggtattttgataggaattgcatggaATCTGTAGATTGTATTGGATACTATGGACATTGTAACAACatgaattcttccaatccatgggcatggtatacttttcatgtgtttatcttCAAActcttcatcagtattttatagttttcaaagtacagttCTTTCGCCTCCTTAAGTTTGTCGCTAGGGATTTATTCCTTTTGCTGCAActgtaaatagaattattttcataatttctctttctgctatgccattattagtgtacagaaacacaagcaatttctgtgtattaatctTATATACCACAACTTATCAGTTCCAgtaatttttttggtggagtcttcagggttctttttttttaatgtatagtatcatgtcatgtgcaaatagtggcagtttaacttcttcctacCAGTAtgaatgacttttttccccctctcttattgctgtggctaggacttccagtactatgttaaataaaagtggtgataatggtatctttctcttttcttcttccgagacctctataatgtgaatgtttgtTTCCTTGGTGTTGTTCAAAAGATCCCTCAACctatactcattttatttttaaaaattcttttccactGTTCACCCTGGGTGCTTTCTGTTAccttgtcttccagatcactgatctgTACTTCTGCATCCACTAATGTTTTGCTCATTCTCCctagtgtttttatttcagttattgtgttCTTCAACTCTGACTGGTTCCTTTCTatagtttctttttgttgaacATCTCACTGAGTTCTTCCACTCAGCCTAGTGAGCATCTTTAAGATCATAACTTTAAACTCTCATTAGGCATATTGTTTACCTGCTTGTCACTTagttatttttgagtttttttctctaatttttttcttttagagcttatttctgtctccccattttgcttgactttctaTGTTTGTTTCTATGGATTAGGTAGAACTACCAGATTTTTCAATCTTGAAGGATGGTCTTATGTATGGTTGTACCCTATGCAGATTGTGTATCTATGGTGATTTTCACTGGATGGCAGGAACTGTGGCTGGTGTGGGCTGGGGGGCTTTGGGGCACACTGTGCTGGGTCTGCCCTGGTGGGATGTACAGAGTTGAAGTGGGCTTGGGCTGAAGTGGCCCTGAGACTCTCCACAGAGTTGGTGCCATGGAAGAACAGCAGAAGCTGAAGGTGGTGAAAACTGAGGGGTATCAGGGCTCTCTATGTACTATAAGCCCTGGGAAGACAATTAAAGCTGAAGTAGGTGCAGGTCAGTATTAACAGTAGCTGGGCTCTCCACACAGCAGATGCTTTGGCAGGACAGTTAAAACTGAAGTGGGTATAGGCTGGGTGGTTGGGGGTTAGGGGTTCTGTGGTTATAAACACAAAGGACACCCTGGTAGGACAGCTTAAGCTGAGGTGGGTGCAAGCCAGGGAGTCCTAGGGCTCTATGTGCAGAAGGCACCCTGACAGGATAGCTGGAATTAAAGTGAGTGTGAGCTATGGTGTCCTGGGGTGCTCTGTGCTCTCTAGCAGAGCAGCCAGAGCTAAGGCAGTGTGCAGGCTCAGAGGTCCTGGAGCTCTCTATGTAGATGACGATATGGCAGACAGTTGAAGTGGGCATAAGTCTGGAGACCCCAGAGTTCTCCATGCAGAGGGTGCCCTGGCAGGATTACTAAGCTGAAGTAGACATGGGCTGCTATGGTCCCTGGGCTCTCCACACAGAAGATGCCCTGCCAGGACAGCTGAAAATGAAGTGGGTGCAAGTGGGGTGTCCTGGTGCTCTATGCACATAGGGCACCTTGACAGGATAGCTGAAGCTGAAGGGAGTGTAAACTAAAATATTCCAGGACTCTCTACACAAAAGTGCCCCAGTGGAAGGGCTGGAGCCAAGGTGGGGTGCAGCCTGGGGGTCCTGCAGCACTCTGCACTGGCAGGGCAGCTACAGCTGGAATGGGTGTGGGCCAGTGTGTTCCCTGGGTTTCTCAAAGTGTACCCTGAAAGGACAGTTGAAGATGAAGTCTGTGTGAGCCAGGGTGCCCTGGTGGGGTGGCTGGAACTGATGTAGGCACAAGGTGGGGAACCTGGGGTACTCTTCACAGGAGAACCTTGGTAGGGCCACTGGAGCCAAAGTGGGCATCATCAGTTGGGAGGTCCTGGAGCATTCTGCACCAGGGATGCCCTAGCAAGCTGTCTGAAGTCAATGTGGTGTGGGGATGGAGTGTTCCAGGGTGATTTGCCCCTGTGTCAACTTTGCCCCTGTGTCACCTTGGCGCAAGACCTGGAGCTGTAGTGAGTGTTGATCAGGGGTGTCAGTGTGTATTAACCAGTGTGGGACAGTTGGGGATGGTATGGGCTAGGGGACTCAGTGCTTGCTAAGTGCTTAGGATACTTAGACCCAGCTCCAGTTCAGATTATTAAGGTAGAGGCAGCATGTAGATGAAGGTTCTCACTAGCTCTTCTGACTTACAGAGAGTTCCAGCaaccttctctccccacccccaaccctgctctTTGGTGGAGTTCTAGGGCTAGGTTTTTAATATGCCAGTTGTGTTTAAACTGAGCTTCTATCCTGTGTCCCTAAATGTCCATGGCTGGCATGGGCTAGGAGACCTGGGGCCGCTGGAGGGGGAGTGTAAACCATGGAACTCACCAGATCTCCAATCCTGAGAGATAGCCATCAGTGCCTCTGGCCATTTGGCAGAATTCCAGGGTTGGATCTTTTATATACTAGTTGTTCTTTCAAATCAcccatttttttctgtgctcCAGGGCAGAAGAATCTGTTCAGAGTCCCTCCGTATTATCCTTCCCACTGTAGTTCACAGTTTTAGGGATGTGCATTCCCTTCATTACCCTATCTATCtcttctgccattttattttgccGCCCTCTCTTTTGTGCAAAAGCTGTTCAGTCAGCCCCCAGTTCTTTGGGAGAAACTGTTCTGTAGTTAAATGTAAATTTGGTGTGTTTATGAAGGTGAGTTCAATGTCTTCCTATATGGCCGTCTTGGATCAGAATCCCCCAAAGCCGGTAATTTTCACATGAAAAGgtcatggaaacattttttttaatgactcctAGCTGTTTGTTGATCTCATCCCAGTTGATTTCATACTGAGTATAATAATTCTTTGGTGGGCCAGTCATGACTCTATTGCAGATAGCAGAAACTATCCTAGTTATTTTAAACACCCTGGGACAGCCAATGAAAAGATTACTTCAGACACCTTAGTAGGATAAAGGAGAGGACCTTGAGACCAGACGCTCTAGTGTCCAAAGGCCCTGAGCTAAGCTTTGTCTCCACTTTTATTGTGTTTTACCAATGCACCAAGCACAAGCACAAAACTAGGAGTGTATAGCTTTAATGATCAGGACAGTAATATATGGGAGCAACTTTGTGATAGGGGCAAGCAGTGCTCGTGAAGTGAAGTATGTGACCATCAGAGGTGcctgtttttcttcaaaatataaacatttactaCCTAGATAAGAACCTTGAATCTGGCTGGTTTCAGCCAAGAAACTTCAAAGGAGGCCCAGAATTCTGGGCCTTCCTCCTTTGCTTTACAATTAGTCTCATCCAGGGAGTCATATGCAAGTCAGATTTTATCTATCCAGATATGAATCCccacatttcccccttttcttttattaatccaGCCAAGTTCTTGTTGCATCTGTGCCAGGTATAGCTCTTAGGATTCTCCAGCTCTGGAAAGTGcctttattcccattttgcagactatgaaagaaaaaacaaacaaacaaatgagcaaaagtaTAGACAGGCTGATGAGTCCCTATTTAGTGGGAGAAAACCAACTAATGGGGTTTAACCATTGTAAATGATCCAAAAGGATATTACAGGTATTTTGGtcatattcatgtttttttttcttttttaaaattttaattccagtataatcaACATAGTTAACATAAGGTAACGTTACATTAacttcaggtatacaatataataatacaattctatacattacttagtgctcatagTGATAAGTGTACTCGTAAtcaccttcacctattttacccatcccaccacccacctcccatttggtaatcatcagtttattccttttagttaagaatctgtttttttggtttgtctctttttgttcacttattttgttttttaaattccaaatatgattgaatttatataatatttgtctttctctgacttaattcacttagcattacactctgtagttccatccatcttgttgcaaatggcaagatttcattcatttttatggctaatattcctgtgtgtgtgtgtgtgtgtgtgtgcgcgcatgcacaTGTGAGCATGCATATGGTGGGTATGTGTatgacttctttatccattcacttactgatgGATATAGGATCCTTCCTAATGTGactattggaaataatgctgctataaacataggggtgcatatcttttcaaattagtggttttgtattctttgggtaaatcagtagtgtgattactggatcatatgatagttctattttttttttaatctttcgaggaaactctatactgttttccacagtggctataactgtttacattcccaccaacagttcatGAAGGTTTCCTTTTCTACACATCCTtgctcttcttgtttctttttttttttttttaatttttagctgtTCTGCCAGGTGTGAGGTAAAatatcattgtgattttaatttgcatttccccgatgataagtggtgttgaacattttttcatgtatctgttggccttCTGTATATCCtatttggagaactgtctgttcatgtcatctgcccattttttcttaaattttttattttttcagtgtaacagtattcattatttttgcaccacacccagtgctccatgctatctgtgccctctacaatacccaccacctggatcccccaacctcccaccccccaccccttcaaaaccctcagattgtttttcagagtccatagtctctcatggttcacctccccttccaatttccctcaactcccttctcctctccatctccccttgtcctccatgctatttgttatgctccacaaataagtgaaaccatatgataattgactttctctgcttgacttatttcactcatcataatctcttccagtcctgtccatgttgctacaaaagttgggtattcatcctttctgatggaggcataatactccatagtgtatagggaccacatcttccttatccatttgtctgttgaagggcatcttggttctttccacattttggcaaccatggccattgctgctataaactttggggtacagatggcccttcttttcactacatctgtatctttggggtaaatacccaggagtgcaatggcagggtcatagggaagctctatttttaatttcttgaggaatctccacacggttctccaaagaggctgcaccaacttgcattcccaccaacagtgtaagagggttcccctttctccacatcctatccaacacatgttgtttcctgtcttgctaattttggccattctaaatggtgtaaggtagtatctcaatgtggttttaatttgaatctccctgatggctagtgatgatgaacattttttcatgtgtctgataaaagcttctgcacagcaaaggagacagtcaaaaaaacaaagaggtaacccacggaatgggagaagatatttgcaaatgacagtacagacaaaaggttgatatccaagatctataagaactcctgaaactcaacacacacaaaacagacaatcatatcaaaaaatgggcagaagatatgaacagacacttctccaatggagacatctgcccatttctaattggattatttgttttactggagttgagttgtagaagttttttatatattttggttattaactctttttttaaaagattttatttatttatttgacggagagagatcacaaggaggcagagaggccagcggcggggggggggggggaagcaggctccctgctgagcagagagcccgatgtgggactcaatcccaggaccctgagatcatgacctgagctgaaggcagaggcttaacccactaagccacccaggcgccttgttATTAACTCTTAATAcaata includes the following:
- the LOC125104942 gene encoding olfactory receptor 4N2, encoding MENDNSTIVKEFILLGLTQSRDIQLLVFVLILIFYLIILPGNFLIILTIRSDPGLTAPLYFFLGNLAFLDASYSFIVAPRMLVDFVSEKKVISYRGCITQLFFLHFLGGGEGLLLVVMAFDCYIAICRPLHYSTVMNPRACYALLLALWLGGFIHSIMQVALILRLPFCGPNQLDNVFCDVPQVIKLACTDTFVVELLMVFNSGLMTLLCFLGLLASYAVILCRVRGSSSEGKSKAVSTCTTHIIVIFLMFGPGIFIYTRPFRAFPADKVVSLFHTVIFPLLNPVIYTLRNQEVKASMRRLFNQHIA